In Lotus japonicus ecotype B-129 chromosome 5, LjGifu_v1.2, one genomic interval encodes:
- the LOC130720941 gene encoding protein MAINTENANCE OF MERISTEMS-like, with the protein MKNRKRSHASSEDVGATEDRHRRLHASSRRGDHAATSQAVEASAPVVSPPSPMIEVPLVDYPPSPTVEIPTVVSPPSPMVESSGEESSGEESSGEESSGEESSGEESSGEASSGMGGSDEDSIPPPTVDADVLPPEQGEQGAQGGEEDLIQRLPPFPGGPVELSLLTHYADHKAPWAWHALLRTDERYVDRRQLKVATAGGKVWNLACDGDSDSHRRVRELIEQTGLHQLPYCSYPVTDAGLILALVERWHEETSSFHMPFGEMTITLDDVSALLHLPMGSRFYTPGRGERDECAALCAQLMGGSVGIYEAEFDTNRSQTIRFGVLQTRYEAALAEHRYEDAARIWLVNQLGATLFASKSGGYHTTVYWIGMLEDLGRVCEYAWGAIALATLYDQLSRASRRGTAQMGGFTSLLLGWVYEYLSDRVIIRRADPEYSQDQPRARRWAMSRVGHAGLDERRVMLDELTVDDVIWTPFEDHRAHRPRDPRAMYSGYIRSPFGRVVRRHLPERVLRQFGFIQDVPRHPSEIQTSGSLTETADAAFAEFAPHLRPQGIPATYPGEAVEDYMRWYSAVSHQFIIPDDRREEFSAVTVMRRAVDLLEQSLEVSDAPAEGTHSRSLTERALDLIRSNAFIGTQGVAFAAVRGARAAGGRGRGDRARGGRGRGGRARGEGAPAEGARGGRGRGGRARGPRGRRGAGRGRGE; encoded by the exons atgaagaacagaaagaggtctcatgcttctagtgaggatgtcggggctactgaggatagacaccggcggttacatgcttctagccggcgcggcgatcatgctgcaacctctcaggcggtggaggcttcagctccagttgtttctccgccgtctcccatgattgaggttcctctggttgattatccgccgtctcccacggttgagatacctacagttgtttctccgccctctcccatggttgagtcatcaggcgaggagtcctcaggcgaggagtcctcaggcgaggagtcctcaggcgaggagtcttccggcgaggagtcatcaggcgaggcctcatccggcatgggaggatctgacgaggatagtattcctccgcctactgttgatgctgatgtcctgccgccagagcagggggagcagggggcacagggtggcgaggaggacctgatccagaggttgccgccgtttccgggggggcctgttgagctatcgctcctcacccattatgctgatcacaaggctccctgggcgtggcatgcactcctacgcacagacgagcggtatgtggaccgtcgacagttgaaggtggccacagctggggggaaggtttggaaccttgcttgtgatggtgattcagacagtcacaggcgggttcgagagttgattgagcagacgggtcttcatcagctaccatattgcagctacccggtgacagatgcaggccttattttggcccttgtggagcgatggcatgaggagactagtagcttccacatgccgttcggggagatgactatcaccttggacgacgtgtcggctcttctccatctccccatggggtcgaggttctatacgcctgggaggggggagagggacgagtgtgcagcgctctgtgctcagttgatgggaggatctgttggtatttatgaggctgagtttgatacgaataggtcccagactattcgctttggggtcttgcagacccggtatgaggctgcgttggcgg agcaccgatatgaggacgctgcacggatttggctggtgaaccagctaggcgccacgctctttgctagcaagagcggaggctaccatacgaccgtctactggatagggatgttggaggatcttggtcgagtgtgcgagtacgcgtggggcgcgatTGCACTCGCTACGCTATACGACCAGCTTAgtcgagcgtccaggagggggacggcccagatgggaggttttacctcgctcctgctaggatgggtctacgagtacctttctgaccgcgtcattatccgtagggcggatccggagtactcgcaggaccagcctagggcgcggcggtgggctatgtcccgggtcgggcatgcaggccttgatgagaggcgagtcatgctcgatgagctgacggtggatgacgttatatggaccccatttgaggaccatcgggctcatcgaccacgggatccgagggccatgtattctggctacatccggtcgccatttggccgtgttgttcgacggcatctaccagagagggttctgcgccagtttggcttcatacaggatgtccctcgacacccctctgagatccagacgtcTGGGTCCCTTactgagaccgcagatgctgcctttgctgagtttgcgccgcacctccgccctcaggggatccccgctacatatccgggagaggctgtggaggattacatgaggtggtacagCGCTGTGTCCCATcagttcatcatccctgatgataggagggaggagttcagtgcagtg actgttatgcgtcgggccgtggacttgttggagcagtcactcgAGGTGTCAGATGCTCCTGCAGAGGGCACGCATTcccgatccctcactgagagggcgctggatcttattagatccaatgccttcattggtacccagggggtagcctttgctgctgtccgaggagctagagctgcaggaggcagaggtcgtggagacagagcgcgtggaggcagaggccgtggaggcagagcccgtggagagggtgctcctgcagagggtgcgcgtggaggcagaggccgtggaggcagagcccgtggacctagaggtcgtagaggggccggtaggggtcggggcgagtga
- the LOC130720942 gene encoding putative FBD-associated F-box protein At5g56820, translating into MKAYSNVKFLRINQCDVDIPMFPNLIYLELSVGYHVKWSVALDMLNHCPKLQTVVFDLTFDGEDDVWPDPGFVPECFSSHLRKCFLEIFAGLGCEKRFARYVMQNSTLLRTMTISGRYPPNHPKMLEILTELSSYPRSSAVCELLIK; encoded by the exons ATGAAAGCTTATTCCAATGTCAAGTTTCTGCGAATAAACCAG TGCGATGTGGACATTCCTATGTTTCCCAATTTAATTTATCTGGAGCTCTCAGTTGGATACCATGTTAAATGGAGTGTGGCGCTTGATATGCTCAATCATTGCCCTAAGCTTCAAACTGTTGTCTTTGATTTAACTTTTGATGGTGAAGATGATGTTTGGCCAGATCCAGGTTTTGTTCCTGAATGCTTTTCTTCACATCTTAGGAAGTGCTTCCTTGAAATTTTTGCAGGACTGGGATGTGAGAAGAGATTTGCAAGATATGTTATGCAAAACTCAACCTTGTTACGTACCATGACCATTTCCGGTCGATACCCCCCAAATCATCCgaaaatgcttgaaattttaACAGAATTATCCTCATACCCAAGGAGCTCTGCAGTTTGTGAACTTTTAATTAAGTAA
- the LOC130718833 gene encoding F-box/FBD/LRR-repeat protein At4g26340-like, with product MADMISMLPDEVLCHILSFLPTEEVVTTMVLSKRWKPLWPLVSTLDFYDHRYLDFKEFKSHFSFIRFVYATMFSRGLNQPIKNFTLIVREQCLDTDVKVWLNAAIQQPQLENLNVDLSLSILPCSILSSASLVVFKLHNVTFDVFSSVYLPSLKTLHLDNAWITRLRYLMELLYGCPVLEDLILNDIDFNDCSFEGKVKTLSKLVRADVIFDSYRHLIPVKAFSNVEFLRIDECDVEIPVFSNLIHLELIFGDFIKWSLALDMLNHCPKLQTLVFELNFGHDDDDDEVWPYQRFVPECFSSHLRKCFLKYFKGLECQMRFARYVMQNSASLRTMTIHCKGQNREKELEMIEELASYPRSSSNCKLLFE from the exons ATGGCGGATATGATTAGCATGTTGCCAGATGAAGTTCTGTGTCACATCCTCTCGTTTCTCCCAACTGAAGAAGTTGTTACAACAATGGTTCTCTCAAAGAGATGGAAACCACTCTGGCCTTTAGTCTCTACCCTAGACTTTTACGACCATAGATATCTCGATTTCAAGGAATTTAAATCGCACTTTTCCTTCATCAGATTCGTGTACGCTACCATGTTCTCACGAGGTTTGAATCAACCCATCAAAAACTTTACCCTCATTGTAAGGGAACAATGTCTAGATACCGATGTCAAGGTATGGTTAAACGCTGCAATACAACAACCTCAACTTGAGAATCTCAATGTCGATCTTTCCCTTTCCATATTGCCTTGCTCTATTCTCAGCAGCGCATCCCTTGTTGTTTTCAAGTTGCATAATGTAACTTTTGATGTCTTTTCTTCTGTTTACCTTCCCTCACTCAAAACACTGCATTTGGACAATGCTTGGATTACAAGGCTTCGATATTTGATGGAGCTTCTTTATGGGTGTCCAGTTCTTGAAGATTTGATACTAAATGACATAGATTTTAATGATTGTTCATTTGAGGGGAAGGTTAAGACTTTATCCAAGTTGGTCAGAGCAGATGTTATTTTTGATAGTTATCGTCATTTAATTCCTGTGAAAGCTTTTTCTAATGTAGAGTTTCTGCGCATAGACGAG TGCGATGTGGAGATCCCTGTGTTTTCCAATTTAATTCATTTGGAGCTTATCTTTGGAGACTTTATTAAATGGAGTTTGGCCCTTGATATGCTCAATCATTGCCCTAAGCTTCAGACTCTTGTCTTTGAACTAAATTTTggtcatgatgatgatgatgatgaggtctGGCCATACCAACGATTTGTTCCCGAATGCTTTTCTTCACATCTTAGGAAGTgctttcttaaatattttaaaggaCTGGAATGCCAGATGAGATTTGCAAGGTATGTTATGCAAAACTCAGCATCATTACGTACCATGACAATTCATTGTAAGGGCCAAAATCGTGAGAAAGAGCTTGAAATGATAGAAGAATTGGCCTCATACCCTAGGAGTTCTTCAAACTGTAAACTCTTATTTGAGTGA